The following coding sequences are from one Pigmentibacter sp. JX0631 window:
- the aroA gene encoding 3-phosphoshikimate 1-carboxyvinyltransferase → MQIKKFLFELNHSEDVKAIKITSCVTNSAVKEIWIPGSKSFTNRAIVLAGLCAKPINLYGFLFSEDSYWGLESLKRLGYSVYVDYELKKVVLSPPKHNNNESVELFFGKAGTLARFFPSVILNWQNTFPAFSKLKAKVSGEPQLMRRPLSPLIHALKELNAKIDSDQMPFAIESSQLEGSCKISGKVSGQFLSGLLLSAVGANKNINIERIDNLVQPDYVRMTLQAIEKFGGVIEHDKDLNNFSFQPIKKLGIENYIIEADASTCCYFLALAFLHNFNLKVLNLGFSTLQPDFKFLELLQKMGANIQIFSNEIFVLKNENPTKPKGNFCFDFSQYSDQALTMGAIALFADAPVEIFGVAHIRHHESDRISCFVKNILNLGLKIEEKNDGFIIYPIDKKYDEVLGEFETWEDHRFAMTGFLIASKLNNVIINNPKCVEKTAPQFFNQVQELGFQIESLKEN, encoded by the coding sequence ATGCAGATAAAAAAATTTTTATTCGAACTAAATCATTCTGAAGATGTAAAAGCCATTAAAATAACATCATGCGTAACAAATAGCGCTGTAAAAGAAATATGGATACCAGGATCTAAAAGTTTTACGAATAGAGCTATTGTATTAGCAGGGCTTTGTGCAAAACCAATAAATTTATATGGTTTTTTATTTTCAGAAGATTCCTATTGGGGACTCGAGTCTTTAAAAAGACTTGGCTATAGCGTATATGTTGATTATGAATTAAAAAAAGTTGTTCTTTCTCCTCCAAAGCATAATAATAATGAAAGTGTTGAATTGTTTTTTGGCAAAGCTGGTACGTTAGCCCGTTTTTTTCCATCTGTTATTTTAAATTGGCAAAATACGTTTCCCGCATTTTCAAAGTTAAAAGCTAAGGTTAGTGGTGAGCCGCAATTGATGCGTCGTCCTTTGTCGCCACTTATTCATGCTTTAAAAGAACTAAATGCAAAAATAGATTCAGATCAAATGCCATTTGCGATAGAATCTTCACAGCTTGAAGGAAGTTGTAAGATTAGTGGAAAAGTCTCTGGACAGTTTTTAAGTGGATTACTATTAAGTGCAGTTGGTGCTAATAAAAATATTAATATTGAGCGGATAGATAATTTAGTGCAACCGGATTATGTAAGAATGACGTTACAAGCTATTGAAAAATTTGGTGGTGTTATTGAGCATGATAAAGATTTAAATAATTTTAGTTTTCAACCTATTAAAAAATTAGGAATTGAAAATTATATTATTGAAGCTGATGCCTCAACGTGCTGTTACTTTCTAGCATTAGCATTTTTACATAATTTTAATTTAAAAGTATTAAATTTAGGGTTCTCAACTTTGCAACCAGATTTTAAATTTCTTGAATTATTGCAAAAAATGGGAGCCAATATTCAAATTTTTAGCAATGAAATTTTTGTTCTTAAAAATGAAAATCCAACAAAACCTAAAGGAAATTTTTGTTTTGACTTTTCTCAATATAGTGATCAAGCGTTAACTATGGGTGCTATTGCTTTATTTGCTGATGCTCCAGTTGAAATATTTGGTGTAGCACATATTCGTCATCATGAAAGTGATAGAATTTCTTGTTTTGTAAAAAATATTTTAAATTTAGGATTAAAAATAGAAGAAAAAAATGATGGATTTATTATATATCCAATTGATAAAAAATATGATGAAGTATTGGGGGAATTTGAAACTTGGGAAGATCATCGTTTTGCAATGACAGGTTTTTTAATAGCTTCAAAATTAAATAACGTAATCATAAACAACCCTAAGTGTGTAGAAAAAACAGCACCTCAATTTTTTAATCAAGTTCAAGAACTGGGCTTTCAAATTGAATCATTAAAGGAAAATTAA
- a CDS encoding VOC family protein, giving the protein MNPWIENIGHLAIVIDDLEKGKWFFGEVLQTPYFMFRDTQIMIPFSTSILVAKLEKDAVDKSRQAGALEKQVLDHYGFQAQSAEKVDLFYEHLKKFSIEIIRAPYDRSDGRAFYFRDPFGNLVEYFWYNRN; this is encoded by the coding sequence ATGAATCCCTGGATTGAGAACATTGGTCACTTAGCTATTGTCATTGACGATCTCGAAAAAGGAAAATGGTTTTTTGGTGAGGTTCTGCAAACGCCTTACTTTATGTTTCGAGATACTCAAATAATGATTCCATTTTCGACTTCAATTCTTGTAGCTAAACTTGAAAAAGATGCTGTAGATAAATCACGTCAAGCGGGTGCTTTAGAAAAACAAGTATTAGACCATTATGGTTTTCAAGCACAATCTGCAGAAAAAGTAGATTTATTTTATGAGCATTTGAAAAAATTTTCCATTGAAATTATTCGAGCTCCGTATGATCGATCCGATGGAAGAGCATTTTATTTTCGGGATCCATTTGGAAATTTAGTAGAATATTTCTGGTATAATAGGAATTAA
- a CDS encoding aminotransferase class I/II-fold pyridoxal phosphate-dependent enzyme: protein MQIQNSIAERWKNIGKSIFSEMSALAQQHNAINLGQGFPDFSGPQEILHSISNQLVHCHNQYSPPQGESLLRVQVAKFIENLAGVTYDPNSEVTITHGATEALFSSVTALVNQGDKVLLFEPAFDLYYQAIANAGGTVVPFSLKAPDISLGSWTLDWSKFEAVCASGIKLAIFNSPHNPTGKVFTEDEILRIASIFAKHGIIAICDEVYENLVYEPFKHFSLSNVAKIRPLVIRISSAGKTFGFTGLRTGWVCAPANITEHIRIVHQATVFCLNPYTQLGLAEILSQTDWLTSYLSSQRKLYQLKRDFLTTTLEKSGYLVSKTEGTFFITANYKNLGGDISDIIYTKQLLITKKIATIPLSSFYQKSPNNFNWVRFAFCKKDETLIAASKLL from the coding sequence ATGCAAATTCAAAATTCAATAGCAGAAAGATGGAAAAATATTGGAAAAAGTATTTTCTCTGAAATGTCTGCATTAGCACAACAACATAATGCCATTAATTTAGGCCAAGGTTTTCCAGATTTTTCTGGGCCACAAGAAATTCTTCATTCCATTTCTAATCAATTAGTTCATTGTCATAATCAATATTCCCCTCCCCAAGGTGAATCTCTTTTAAGAGTACAAGTAGCAAAATTTATTGAAAATTTAGCTGGTGTTACCTATGATCCTAATTCTGAAGTTACAATCACACATGGTGCGACGGAAGCACTTTTTTCTTCTGTTACAGCTTTAGTAAATCAAGGTGATAAAGTTTTGCTTTTTGAGCCTGCGTTTGATTTATATTATCAAGCCATAGCCAATGCGGGTGGTACAGTTGTTCCTTTTTCTCTAAAGGCGCCAGATATTTCATTGGGAAGTTGGACACTTGATTGGTCTAAATTTGAAGCAGTTTGTGCTTCAGGAATTAAATTAGCTATATTTAATTCCCCACATAATCCAACTGGTAAAGTTTTTACTGAAGATGAAATATTACGAATTGCTTCTATTTTTGCTAAACATGGGATTATTGCAATATGTGATGAAGTGTATGAAAATCTGGTTTATGAACCGTTTAAGCACTTTTCTTTGAGCAATGTAGCAAAAATTCGCCCTTTAGTGATTAGAATTAGCTCTGCTGGCAAAACATTTGGCTTTACAGGACTTAGAACTGGTTGGGTATGTGCTCCCGCTAATATAACAGAACATATTAGAATTGTTCATCAAGCAACTGTTTTTTGCCTTAACCCTTATACGCAACTCGGACTTGCTGAAATTCTGTCCCAGACAGATTGGCTAACTTCTTATCTTAGTTCACAAAGAAAATTATATCAGCTAAAAAGAGATTTTTTAACTACAACCTTAGAAAAATCAGGATATTTAGTGAGCAAAACAGAAGGGACATTTTTTATAACAGCTAATTATAAGAATTTAGGTGGAGATATTTCTGATATTATCTATACAAAACAATTGCTTATAACAAAAAAAATAGCTACAATTCCATTATCTTCCTTTTATCAAAAGTCCCCAAATAATTTTAATTGGGTTAGATTTGCTTTTTGTAAAAAAGATGAAACTCTAATAGCAGCAAGTAAATTATTATGA
- a CDS encoding 3-deoxy-7-phosphoheptulonate synthase, translated as MNYNILKKLPDFTEIKNHAPLKISTKENIAQHRSEVKNILTGKDNRILLIIGPCSAWPEEAVLIYADKLLALEKKVNKKIKIVMRVYIQKPRTTKGWIGPIIQADPFKKPDLVTGLKYSRKMMIDVVDKGLAIADEALSTHNADLFLELLSWVAIGARSSEDQEHRIFASAIECAVGLKNPTHGSLKVSVNSIVAAQHHHTAHFDGYEVETKGNPYAHLVLRGSNNGPNFSNENLIEVKKFMTAQNIKNPAVIIDTSHDNCLINGKKNHLFQINNMFEILNNIKNQHEIKKLVKGFMVESFLKDGNQILDLNKPNQLDLNGLSITDPCIGWEKTEEMILNLFNNYA; from the coding sequence ATGAATTACAATATTTTAAAAAAATTACCAGATTTCACCGAGATAAAAAACCATGCACCACTAAAAATAAGTACTAAAGAAAATATAGCTCAACATAGAAGCGAAGTAAAAAATATTTTAACCGGAAAAGATAATCGTATATTATTAATTATTGGTCCTTGCTCTGCGTGGCCTGAAGAAGCAGTATTAATATACGCTGATAAATTATTAGCTTTAGAAAAAAAAGTGAATAAAAAAATAAAAATTGTTATGCGTGTTTATATTCAAAAACCAAGAACAACAAAGGGATGGATTGGTCCAATTATTCAAGCAGATCCTTTTAAAAAACCTGATTTAGTGACTGGATTAAAATATTCTAGAAAGATGATGATCGATGTCGTAGATAAAGGACTCGCCATTGCTGATGAAGCCTTGTCAACTCATAATGCTGATTTATTTTTAGAACTTCTTTCTTGGGTTGCAATAGGTGCAAGAAGTAGTGAAGATCAAGAACACAGGATTTTTGCCTCTGCAATTGAATGTGCTGTAGGTTTAAAAAATCCAACTCATGGTTCACTAAAAGTTAGTGTCAATAGTATAGTGGCGGCTCAACATCATCATACCGCTCATTTTGACGGATATGAAGTTGAAACTAAAGGCAATCCTTATGCCCATTTAGTTTTACGTGGTAGTAATAATGGTCCAAATTTTTCAAATGAAAATTTAATTGAAGTAAAAAAATTTATGACAGCTCAAAACATCAAAAATCCAGCTGTTATCATTGATACTAGCCATGATAATTGTTTAATAAATGGGAAAAAAAATCACCTCTTCCAAATTAACAATATGTTTGAAATTTTAAATAATATAAAAAATCAACACGAAATAAAGAAACTGGTTAAAGGATTTATGGTTGAAAGTTTTTTGAAAGATGGAAACCAAATTCTTGATTTAAACAAACCTAACCAACTTGACTTAAATGGATTATCGATAACTGACCCATGTATTGGATGGGAAAAAACTGAAGAAATGATATTAAATTTATTTAATAATTATGCATAA
- a CDS encoding chorismate mutase: MNLENLRTEIEKIDKFIIASMAKREKISFKIGELKKEMGIQIYDSEREEKLNNYYRKLSEKYNLDPVFILEIFSLVIKNSRTIQKRK, translated from the coding sequence TTGAATTTAGAAAATCTCAGAACAGAAATTGAAAAAATAGATAAATTCATAATTGCATCAATGGCAAAAAGAGAAAAAATTTCTTTTAAAATAGGCGAATTAAAGAAAGAAATGGGAATCCAAATTTATGATTCAGAACGAGAAGAAAAATTAAACAATTACTACAGAAAATTATCTGAAAAGTATAATCTTGATCCTGTTTTTATTTTAGAAATTTTCAGTTTAGTCATTAAAAATTCTAGGACTATTCAAAAAAGAAAGTAA
- the ftsY gene encoding signal recognition particle-docking protein FtsY, with protein MNEWTTNQFVIVGGITFLIISILVISGIVRYNKKQKENSSLKLQSKDTIRESLIALTEEKAKDKESVKASSTAKKIVVQKDVPKEVSIKESLPTHNWFERLKGGLRKTHTQLVTNLDEFFLSKKDKATRAEIHETLFELLVQADVGVKTSEYLVDRVKGRLTPEAYLDPKLFKGILREEIFTILTSTKENPKGVLENPLQSLSEKKLPHVVLMVGVNGVGKTTTTGKLAFKSHLKGQKVVIGAADTFRAAAVEQLAIWAQRSNAEMIRLKEGTDPASVAFETVKKAAENGSSVCLIDTAGRLQNRQDLMQELAKISRVIAKENPEAPHEVLLVLDATTGQNALQQARIFQEVVNITGLVLTKLDGTAKGGIAIAIAAELKVPIRYVGVGEAVEDLEVFEAHEFVNALFSEEH; from the coding sequence ATGAATGAATGGACTACCAATCAGTTTGTAATTGTTGGAGGAATTACTTTTTTAATAATTTCAATCCTGGTTATATCAGGTATTGTTCGTTATAATAAAAAACAAAAAGAAAATTCATCTCTAAAATTACAATCTAAAGATACAATTCGCGAATCTTTAATAGCTTTAACAGAAGAAAAAGCAAAAGATAAGGAAAGTGTTAAGGCTTCTTCAACAGCAAAAAAAATTGTTGTGCAAAAGGATGTTCCTAAAGAAGTTTCCATTAAAGAATCATTGCCGACTCATAATTGGTTTGAGCGTCTTAAAGGAGGGCTTAGAAAAACTCACACTCAATTAGTAACAAATTTGGATGAGTTTTTTCTTTCTAAAAAAGACAAAGCCACTAGAGCAGAAATACATGAAACATTATTCGAACTTCTAGTTCAGGCAGATGTCGGTGTTAAAACTTCTGAATATCTTGTTGACAGAGTAAAAGGGCGCTTAACTCCAGAAGCTTATCTTGATCCTAAATTATTTAAAGGTATCTTACGGGAAGAAATTTTTACTATTTTAACCTCCACCAAAGAAAATCCTAAGGGTGTTCTTGAGAATCCCTTGCAAAGTTTAAGTGAAAAAAAACTCCCACATGTTGTTTTGATGGTCGGTGTTAATGGCGTAGGAAAGACTACAACAACAGGTAAATTGGCTTTTAAATCACATTTAAAAGGCCAAAAGGTTGTGATAGGTGCTGCTGATACATTTCGTGCTGCTGCAGTAGAGCAATTGGCTATTTGGGCGCAACGCTCAAATGCAGAAATGATTCGCTTAAAAGAAGGAACAGATCCCGCTTCGGTTGCTTTTGAAACAGTTAAAAAAGCTGCAGAAAATGGTTCAAGTGTTTGTTTAATTGATACAGCTGGAAGACTGCAAAATAGGCAAGATCTTATGCAAGAGTTGGCCAAAATAAGTCGAGTTATTGCAAAAGAAAATCCGGAAGCACCCCATGAAGTTTTGCTTGTATTAGATGCTACAACTGGGCAAAATGCTTTACAGCAAGCAAGAATATTTCAAGAAGTCGTTAATATAACAGGGTTAGTCTTAACTAAACTTGACGGAACAGCAAAGGGCGGAATTGCTATTGCTATTGCCGCAGAATTAAAAGTACCAATACGCTATGTTGGTGTTGGTGAAGCTGTAGAGGATCTTGAAGTGTTTGAAGCTCACGAATTTGTCAATGCTCTATTTAGTGAAGAGCATTGA
- the aroC gene encoding chorismate synthase: MASHLGTLFRISTFGESHGVGVGCIIDGCPPGISLDQQTVQVFLNRRRPGQNEFTTPRGELDTCEILSGLENGITLGTPIAIVVRNQDKKGNDYSDINQVFRPGHADYTTFKKYGIHPSSGGGRASARETIGRVAAAAVAKAYVQHILPNIEVIGWVDRIYDIQAKVNANTISFQEIEASMIRCPDEYVESKMKEKILQAKTEGDSLGGVIRCVAKNIPAGLGEPVFDKLEADLAKAMLSLPAVRYFEVGDGIASTFAKGSENNDPFLLNQNGSVVTETNKSGGIQGGISNGMPIVISVGFKPVSTIFKEQKTVTKDLKESKLKVKSGRHDPCVLPRAVPLVEAMFWLVIADHLLRQISLNPKFLK; this comes from the coding sequence ATGGCGAGTCATTTAGGTACACTTTTTCGCATTTCTACATTTGGTGAGTCGCATGGAGTTGGGGTTGGTTGTATTATTGATGGATGTCCCCCTGGAATTTCTTTAGATCAACAAACTGTTCAAGTTTTTTTAAATAGGCGTAGACCAGGACAAAATGAATTTACAACTCCAAGAGGAGAGCTTGATACTTGTGAAATTCTTTCTGGCTTAGAAAATGGAATTACTTTAGGGACACCTATTGCTATTGTAGTCCGCAATCAAGACAAGAAAGGAAATGATTACAGCGATATTAATCAGGTATTTCGTCCTGGGCATGCTGATTATACTACTTTCAAAAAATATGGAATTCATCCTTCTAGTGGAGGAGGAAGGGCAAGTGCTCGTGAAACTATTGGACGAGTTGCAGCAGCAGCCGTGGCAAAAGCATATGTCCAACACATACTTCCAAATATAGAGGTAATTGGTTGGGTTGATAGAATTTATGATATTCAAGCTAAGGTAAATGCGAATACAATTTCTTTTCAAGAAATTGAAGCAAGTATGATCCGCTGTCCAGATGAATATGTTGAAAGTAAAATGAAAGAAAAAATTTTACAAGCTAAGACTGAAGGTGATTCTTTAGGTGGTGTTATTCGTTGCGTTGCAAAAAATATTCCCGCAGGGTTAGGTGAACCTGTATTTGATAAATTAGAAGCTGATTTAGCAAAAGCAATGCTAAGTTTACCGGCTGTTAGATATTTTGAAGTTGGAGATGGTATTGCTTCTACTTTTGCGAAAGGAAGTGAAAACAATGATCCATTCCTCCTAAATCAAAATGGTAGTGTAGTTACTGAAACAAATAAATCGGGTGGTATTCAAGGTGGTATTTCAAATGGAATGCCCATTGTTATTAGTGTTGGATTTAAACCTGTATCAACAATATTCAAAGAACAAAAGACAGTTACAAAAGATCTAAAAGAATCAAAATTAAAAGTAAAATCAGGCAGACATGATCCTTGTGTGTTACCTAGGGCTGTTCCTTTAGTTGAAGCTATGTTTTGGTTAGTTATTGCTGATCATTTATTACGCCAAATTTCTTTAAATCCAAAATTTTTAAAGTAA
- a CDS encoding prephenate dehydratase domain-containing protein, with the protein MKLGISGDIASFSEEAAKIYSNLSKNEFKFSYYNDIDEVLFAVSKKEIEYGIFPIYNSKAGIVRNAFAAMGKFNFNFIETITIKIEHNLILKKDIELNEINNIISHPQAFAQCENYLKKTFKNIKYIEEKNTALAGRKLSNGMYPENSAIIGHKNIAAVYNLKIKANKIQDNPDNQTTFIIVENII; encoded by the coding sequence TTGAAACTAGGTATTTCTGGAGACATTGCTTCTTTTTCTGAAGAAGCTGCAAAAATATATAGCAATTTATCGAAAAATGAATTTAAATTTAGTTACTATAATGACATTGACGAAGTTTTATTTGCTGTATCAAAAAAAGAAATAGAATACGGCATATTTCCTATTTACAATTCCAAAGCGGGAATTGTGAGAAATGCATTTGCAGCTATGGGTAAATTTAATTTTAATTTTATTGAAACTATAACAATTAAAATTGAGCATAATTTAATTTTAAAGAAAGATATTGAATTAAATGAAATAAATAATATTATTTCTCACCCCCAAGCATTTGCTCAATGTGAAAATTATTTAAAAAAAACATTCAAAAATATTAAATATATTGAAGAAAAAAATACCGCACTTGCAGGAAGAAAATTATCAAATGGTATGTATCCGGAAAATTCAGCAATAATAGGTCACAAAAATATTGCTGCAGTATACAATTTAAAAATCAAAGCTAATAAAATACAAGATAATCCTGATAATCAGACTACATTTATTATTGTTGAAAATATTATTTGA
- a CDS encoding DUF1573 domain-containing protein, producing MSHLRLIVVFFFLSLTFFHSILSYAQNPSEINLQGQIPRVEFDYTRYDFGEIYRGQRMTHLFKFQNTGNGVLVFSNIHAACGCINTKIYADDGKTLKNVFKPNESGVVNVEFNSQDFSGSIIRTITLETNMGSSSPTVTLTLTANVLQEITSNPALLYVGKITGENKKNYTITVNLLGRAKSSNKSEVKDYLLKEITNSKIAESNKDSILSNSDILRIIAVESSVPYIKTKLVPTVTGQPPQIILEFDEKNIPIGTINAKLKIWNNSTFYKNFEIPIIGESIGHVQMSAKYVEFGVVNSQKPSERVISFKSTDKNFAITGVKVDLKKLPELKNIKETDLFDVRKDKSLHSQATSEGIVSSYIVKFKLSFPKKMTSVSSDSSVPPGVNVSGFFVVKTNDPDYKEITVPFFGVLRKEP from the coding sequence ATGAGCCATTTGCGACTTATAGTAGTTTTTTTCTTTTTATCACTCACTTTTTTTCACTCCATATTAAGTTATGCACAAAACCCATCTGAAATCAATTTACAAGGTCAAATCCCAAGAGTTGAGTTTGATTATACTCGTTACGATTTTGGTGAAATTTATCGCGGGCAGAGAATGACTCACTTGTTTAAATTTCAAAATACTGGGAATGGAGTCCTAGTTTTTAGTAATATTCATGCAGCATGCGGATGTATTAATACAAAGATTTATGCAGATGATGGTAAAACTCTAAAAAATGTATTTAAACCAAATGAAAGTGGAGTAGTTAATGTTGAATTCAATTCGCAAGACTTTTCAGGTAGTATAATTAGGACAATTACTTTAGAAACGAATATGGGCTCATCGTCACCAACTGTTACTTTAACTTTAACTGCAAATGTCCTTCAAGAAATTACTTCTAATCCTGCTTTATTATACGTTGGAAAAATTACTGGAGAAAATAAAAAAAATTATACAATAACAGTAAATCTTTTAGGACGTGCAAAATCATCAAATAAAAGTGAAGTGAAAGATTATCTATTAAAGGAAATTACAAATTCAAAAATAGCAGAATCTAACAAGGATAGTATTCTCTCTAATTCTGATATATTAAGAATTATTGCAGTTGAATCCTCTGTTCCCTATATAAAAACTAAATTAGTGCCTACAGTAACAGGGCAACCGCCGCAAATAATATTAGAGTTTGATGAAAAAAATATTCCCATTGGAACGATTAATGCCAAATTAAAAATTTGGAATAATTCAACTTTCTATAAAAATTTTGAAATTCCTATTATTGGTGAATCTATTGGGCATGTGCAAATGTCAGCAAAGTATGTTGAGTTTGGCGTAGTTAATAGTCAAAAACCTTCTGAGAGAGTTATCAGTTTTAAATCAACAGATAAAAATTTTGCTATTACTGGAGTCAAAGTTGATTTAAAAAAGCTACCTGAATTAAAAAATATCAAAGAAACTGATCTATTTGATGTACGTAAAGATAAATCGCTGCATAGTCAGGCAACATCTGAAGGAATAGTTTCATCGTATATTGTCAAATTTAAACTTAGCTTCCCAAAAAAAATGACAAGTGTTAGTAGCGATTCTTCTGTTCCACCTGGTGTGAATGTTTCTGGTTTTTTTGTTGTAAAAACAAATGATCCCGATTACAAAGAAATTACTGTGCCATTTTTTGGTGTTTTGAGGAAAGAACCATGA
- the lnt gene encoding apolipoprotein N-acyltransferase, which yields MINFKSSFLKYLSVILSGILVSMGFPGLHFPTIGLGIILPFSLIPLFIVIENLSRTKHVSSHLKQHLIACSPFQRSLKAFLCFWLFGFVLQLCAFFWISKPIIFFSSFKATTAYPLYIGISFFTALYFPFIFSPLIFKTWISTRHPTKKLPTIAIAMMIVLLEIMAPRFFNWTFGSLMHSEIYVSQLANLFGFNAVSFFILFTSLSLANAFSNIVKNKNLLISAIVVNSILWGLVYCYGFYRIYDAEHTEEKPKTSRIAFVQPNFTFNSIASLPLPANDAQKQNITRLLEMTEEAIQKAIQADGKKPDLIVWPESATQSFYLLDQREINLTKQFTAKNQIPILVQATKWDVENIKEVGIEKAPVWSASFLIRPDGSKSKDFEKWVPMPFGESFPFEDYFPALGDQYRKIFENASKLEIGSSFDGLAYNENEFVAPLICFDSINQQLPRLQASKGKASLFVNQANFVWMVDSNAGLEFSILNKFRSIENSRSLVMVSNTGPTLAFDQFGREIIKPTKLLTQATGFVDVPLSKEVTVFSLLGNWPLIILGIISTIWFLFSMKNNSNDYRR from the coding sequence ATGATTAACTTTAAATCAAGTTTTCTTAAGTATCTTAGTGTTATTTTAAGTGGTATCTTAGTTTCAATGGGGTTTCCAGGACTTCATTTTCCAACTATAGGTCTTGGAATTATCTTGCCTTTTTCTCTTATCCCACTTTTTATAGTGATAGAAAATTTATCAAGAACTAAGCATGTTTCTTCCCACTTAAAACAACATTTAATAGCGTGCTCACCTTTTCAAAGATCTTTGAAAGCTTTTTTATGCTTTTGGTTATTTGGATTTGTATTACAACTTTGCGCCTTTTTTTGGATATCTAAGCCAATTATTTTCTTCAGTTCTTTTAAAGCTACAACAGCTTATCCCTTATATATAGGGATAAGTTTTTTTACCGCTTTGTACTTTCCCTTTATTTTCTCTCCATTAATCTTTAAAACTTGGATTTCAACACGTCATCCAACAAAAAAACTTCCAACTATTGCAATTGCTATGATGATTGTTCTGTTAGAAATAATGGCTCCCCGTTTCTTTAACTGGACTTTTGGAAGCTTAATGCATTCAGAAATATATGTTAGCCAATTAGCTAATTTATTTGGTTTTAATGCAGTTTCATTTTTTATTTTATTTACAAGCTTATCTCTTGCTAACGCCTTTTCAAATATTGTAAAAAATAAAAACCTTCTCATCTCTGCTATTGTTGTAAATTCAATTCTTTGGGGGCTAGTCTATTGTTACGGTTTTTATAGAATTTACGATGCTGAACACACAGAAGAAAAACCTAAAACTTCTAGAATTGCTTTTGTTCAGCCAAATTTTACTTTTAATTCAATAGCATCATTACCATTACCTGCAAATGATGCACAAAAACAAAATATTACTAGACTTCTTGAAATGACTGAAGAAGCCATTCAAAAAGCAATTCAAGCTGATGGAAAAAAACCCGATTTAATTGTTTGGCCTGAAAGTGCCACCCAAAGTTTTTATTTACTTGATCAAAGAGAAATAAATCTTACAAAACAATTCACTGCAAAAAATCAAATTCCAATCTTAGTTCAAGCTACCAAGTGGGATGTAGAAAATATAAAAGAAGTAGGAATTGAAAAAGCCCCAGTTTGGTCAGCTTCTTTTTTGATCCGACCCGATGGTTCTAAAAGCAAAGATTTTGAAAAATGGGTGCCAATGCCGTTTGGTGAAAGTTTTCCTTTTGAAGATTATTTTCCAGCATTAGGAGATCAATATCGAAAAATTTTTGAAAATGCCAGTAAACTTGAAATTGGTTCAAGCTTTGATGGGTTAGCATACAATGAAAATGAATTTGTCGCGCCTTTAATTTGTTTTGATTCTATCAACCAACAACTGCCAAGGTTACAAGCAAGTAAAGGAAAGGCAAGCCTGTTTGTCAACCAAGCAAATTTTGTTTGGATGGTTGATAGCAATGCTGGATTAGAATTCAGTATTTTGAATAAATTTAGGAGCATAGAAAACTCAAGAAGTTTAGTAATGGTATCAAATACGGGACCTACTTTAGCTTTTGATCAATTTGGCAGAGAAATTATAAAGCCAACAAAATTATTAACACAAGCAACTGGATTTGTAGATGTTCCTTTATCAAAAGAAGTAACAGTATTTTCTTTATTAGGTAACTGGCCCTTAATTATATTAGGCATTATTTCTACTATTTGGTTTCTTTTTTCAATGAAAAATAATTCTAATGATTATCGAAGATAA